The Quercus robur chromosome 3, dhQueRobu3.1, whole genome shotgun sequence DNA segment CACTTGTACACAGTCCCAAGGCCTGGATGGGCCATCCTCACAAAATGGTTTGAGCCTTGGGAAACCACTCCTCAATCTTGAAAAACCCCATCGTTCAGGGGAGTTGTCCTCTCCCAATCTAACACATAGAGGGCAAGGTGGATCATTTTTACGGGTTTTTGGGGTTGTTTGCTCCAAACATTCTGCATGAAAAACATGACGACACGAAAGAACCCCAGCAACTGGCATATCTCCACTCTTCACAATCCTACGAGAACTCCAAGGTGATCTTTGTGAAAGAAATTTTTCACATAAGCCACACCTAAAACCACCAGAAGGATTGCACGGCTGACTGAAAATTTCAGGCTCAAGTGACTCAGAAACATCAGCAAAATCAATGCTGCTGCTAGCACTGCTCCAACGGTGGGCATCTCTTTGTGGAGTGGCAGTATCAAACTCTGAAAACCCAGCTGTTGAGTCGGGAGCTTCTCTAGTATTTGTGTGGGTAGAAAAGGACAAGGGGTGTATCGGTTTTGACATGAAAGAACGACGACTTGAGAAGTTCCGGTGAGAGGATAAGCGTGACTTGAATGTTGGCTCAGACTCACTACTGTCTGAATGGGAAGATGTTGAGCCACCACTATCTGGAATTTCTGAGGTTCCCTGCAcacattccattccattatgAAATGGGATTATAGCAGATATCAAATAATTGCCCAAGATTATTTTTTCCTAGATAATTTCAGAGAGCTTCATCTTAATACTATACCTCCCTGGTAGGTCTAAAGGATGATCGCCCCATAGCTGGATCTAGCAAGTCAAGAAGGCCCAAAAAAGAATGTTAAGTGCAAAGGGTATTAATATCAATATTAGAAAGAGCAAGAATGGCAATTAAGATATTTTGAATCTGAAGGTTGAATGTCATGGTGAATCTTGAACAGACATGGTAAGGTTCTGATTCTAATGAACATATGGGCATATAATATGCAAGAATAGAATGCAACAACTTAAGTTTGCTCTCATCCAAAAGAACAGTCAGCATATACAATAATACCAAGCCATATGAATTGTTAATAACATATTAAGTAGtcatcagaaaagaaaaaaagaaatgtcaaCTCTTTTTACAAGCAAACAGAATCCATACTTCCATAGTAATGCAATCTAAtccaaattagttaatttattgCAGAACCTGGATCCTTTGGCTAATTAGCAATTCAACTAAGAGCTTCAAAGGTACAACAAAACAATTGACTACCTAATTTGGCTAAACAAAATCCAcatgaaatcatgaaaatttCTTATCGAGTAAAATTCGCAGAAGCATCAAAATAACAGCCACACACACTTTCACATACCAACCAGTCTAACAACAATTACACAAATCCAGTTAAGCatgggaaaaaaataagaataattctTCTGATTATGCTGATGAAGGTAACAATGCTGAATCATGCAGTGTCACCACACAGTCACACATAAACTTTCAGATGTCAATGAACCCAATGACTATTACACAGATCCATTTGAgcatggggaaaaaaaaaattcttcctaGAGCACTGCTGAAGGTAACAATACCAAATAATGCAGTGTTACCATAATCCAGAGTATTTGAAAGACATAATCAGATAAAATATTGACACCAATTGAGGACAGCTACCATATACATAGATTGTTAATGAGGACCAGCTATCAGATCTCTCAATTAGTAAGTTCCCAAGAGACATCACCAtaatcaaagctaaacaagtcTAGTTATCCAACTTAAAGAGGCAATATCCAGTCCAATGGAGCTGGTTCTGGTTATTTACTTCCAGCTGGAGTACATATTGGTTACACAAAAAGGAGGCATATAATAGGGTCCTAGATTAGCAGGTAAAACATATATGTTTCAAAGCTCAACAGTTATAACGAACAACATGGTCTCATTACTATTAGGAAAGCTAATAATCATCCTATTCACAAGGGTATTCAGAACACAGAAAGGTCTCATGTCAATTACAAAAATGAGCGATTCTCCTATTCCTGGGGGTACAGAGTAGAAGCACTGGTTTTATCCCTTAGTTAGCTAAAAAGAAATGTTGAGAGCACAATGCTGATATTTGcatattatattattgtatTACCTACAACTTATCtcaatttaatgatatatatatatatatttatttatgaataatttAGCACTATTATGCTACATAATTCATCATGCAAATTCTGTTAAACCTGAAATGTTGTTTAAGAAGGGCATGAACTGTATTATACGATTTTGAGAATTATAATGGGAAATCAACTATTTTCCGAACAGTTTAAATGTCAATCCTTTCCCCTAGAAGAACATCATTTTGTTttgacaaaatttcaaggtttaaatttttaaaagaaaagaaaaaaaaaggttccacTTTTATATAACAGTTATACGTCTAAATCTTAACCATGTATCTTGACCAGTATAAAAAGCGGGGGAGCACAAGTAAATTGGTTTATCCTTCtcatttcttcttcctttcacCTTTTCTATCTAGttcttggtaaaaaaaaaaaggaaaatattcaGCCATGCAATGGATAAGAGGACAGGTGCTAATGACAGAAAAAGGTAACTTCCCATATTCTATCCATAAACACATCAATACACCTTAAACGCACCAAtaaggtttttttgttttagcttaAAATGCCTGCTTATTTTCACCTCCATCTTATGAACAGGTTTTTGTCTTtccttctttgtttggactgtaGGTTGGAATAGAATTCTTACGGGTGATAATTTGAGAATTAGGggctttgattttgttgacAAGTGCATTATGTGTCGTTGTTGTGGGGAGATTGTGGATCACTTACTGCTTCATTGTGAGATGGCTCGGTGATTGTGGTGTTTTGCTTTCAAATCTTTTGGGATCTCGTGGGTCTTACCTAGCACGGTTCCAGATTTGCTTTTTGGTAGGTagaattggttggggaagcacTCCTCTAAAATCTGGAACTTAGTACCATTATGcttattgtggtgtctttggagggagcgTAATCAACAAAACTTTGAGGACTTAGAAAGTTCCAGAGACCAGCTGCTTTGTTCTTTTAGTGGCTCTTTGTTTGACTGGTCTTGGGCTTGGGGGCTCACATCTAGTGAATCTCTCCCCTTATTCCTACACTCTCTTCtcctttgtaattaattttctgttttgttttcttgttctctGTAATTTTTGGTTTGCTTTGTGCCTTCCATGCATAAAGTAGCTGCATGGATATAATtatttcttacttatcaaaaaaaaaaattaaaacaaaataagctaGTGAAAATAAGCTCATCTAAAGACACTGTCTTGAGGCCAGCATGTCACACATGCATTTCAGTCatataaagaaaacaagatgTCAGGGCATTGGAGGAAGGATTAAATGTAGTGATTGATAAGAACTCAGAGTATCATATCCTTGATAATTCAACTTTAAGAAAGTtaaaactttacataaaagttaaaaccaaTGAACATATAAAGCAATGAGTATCAACATCCTTCTTGTTTTTTTGAGCCTTTCAACATGGTAATATAAAGTATGGAGTCTATGGACCAATAGTTAGCTTTTCAACAACTGTGAttaaatgtgttgtaatgtagATTATAACCCAAAATAATCAGATAAATGAAGCTAATGGAAATTCTAGCACTGATTTGCCTACCTTGATAAGTATATTGCAAAAAATGGTAAGCAAAGGTGAGATACATAAGGTATTGTCACTTGCTATCTGAAGCGATTTTTAAGATTTCTAATAAAATCGCAAAGGTTGAAATGATCTAGGATTTACACTCTAACGAAACATCTAGTCATACCTAATAAGGAAGGGAGCAGGTAAATATCTTGAGATTCTAGCAATGAACCATATCATCTTCATCATACCAGAGACTTGGCATCAAGTCCTACCTTCACTAGAGAAGGAGGTTTTAAGGGATGGTTAGTGGCTTAGCTCCATTACATAGACCATGTGCACAAGGTGGCATTCCTCACCTATCAGAAAAGTTGAAAAGAACATTGCATATTCCAAAATaagaacaatatttttattagttctaattttttCCATATTCCAATGAAATGGCAATATAAGTTTAGTGACATCATTACACGCCCTTCTCAAATATTAAACACAAGTACTGTAGATCATAACAAGTAAACATTGAAAGAGATGCATAACCAATTGTATTACCTCTTCTTGTTGCAGTTTCATAATCATCCACATTGATTTCCTGAATTGCTGGAGGTGTCCACTGAGGACCTTGAGAAAGGTCAGATGGACTACTTAAAAACAGCCCACCACCATCAGATGCAGAGTATTGATGGTTATAAAGATAGTTGCCTCTCACCCAGCCCCGACTTTCTTTACtgtttgatgatgttgaagACCCATACAGTTGAATACCTTCATGTGAATTATATGGTAGCCCCTCCGATTGGAATCGAAAATCCCATCTTGATGGGGGTGGTGAAAAGCTTGTATTAGTTCGCCAGTAAGGCTCTTGAGGACCCATTGACCAGTCCCTACTGGCCGTATTCGATCCATGTGGCCTTGCAGCCACACAACAAAGCGACCCCGTTTTAgctattttctataaaactcaCCAAACCCAATACCGTTTTCTTTCAACCCTTAAAAGTTTATCCAACAAACAGATGAGTAATTTACACTACTCACTGAATGCAAAAATTTGTAACTTACATTAGATTTGCTTATGCTGCATGTCACTTATCAAAACCACATGAAACAAAACCTACCATACCCACAGTCACGTCCCTTCATCAAAGAACATTTACATAGTCCACCAGCAccccaaaatttaaatatcttCTACAAATCAGAGTCCCCTTGTAATTTCATTAGCACCACAGCAAAAACCCTACCATGAAAACAagataaaacaattaaatatttGCATTCAACACAACAAAACCCAATACCACCACCTTGACATccatcaacaaaataaacatagcTTATGAGAACTACAAATTCTAAACCATTCTCGTTATCATTTACCCTCATGCAAGAAATCACAGTCTCAGTCACATTACTAAATGGCCACAGCTATAAAAACCATGTATTTACAACATACAATAAGTATGATAAAGTAAAACCATGTTAGAATCATAAcatatagaataaaattgtttGGAATGCCTCAGAACATGTAATCAACACAACAAAACTCAATACCACCACCTTGACAACTacccaacaaaataaaaaagtttacaaGAACTACAAATTCAACAAATTCTAACCCATTCCCATTATCATTGACCCTCATGCAATAAAAGCAAACAGTCTCAGCCACATTGCTAATGGCCACAGCTACAAAACCATGTATTTAAAACATAGTATCAGTACAATAAAACTATGTTCAAATCATATTGTATAATATAAACTAGTTCAAAATACCTTAGAACAAGTAAATTTCATGACTAAAatcaaaagggtttttttttcccagtccAAGATAGAGAAACTTCAATAAACTTTTGCTACACTAAGCTCCAAAATCACCAACACAACCTCAAAGCACCCACACAATCAAACTAGTTAAGTTCTTCACAACACATTATTCaccaaaaactaaaacccaaataaaaaacttacaagAACTACAAATTCAATGAATTCTAACCCATTCCCATTATCATTGACCCtcatgcaagaaaagaaaacagtcTCAGTCACATTGTTAATAGCCACAGCTAAAAAAGTCATGTATTTAAAACATAGTATCAGTACAATAAAACTATGTTCAAATCATATTGTATGATATAAACTTGTTCAGAATGCCTCGAAACAGGTAAATTTTATGACTAAAATCaaaagggtatttttttttttttggtccaagATAGAGAAACTTCAATAAACTTAGCTACACTAAGTTCCAAAATCACCAACACAACCTCAAAGCACCCACACAATCAAACTAGTTAAGTTCTTCACAACACATTATTCaccaaaaactaaaacccaaataaaaaagcTCACAAGAACTacaaattcaattaattttaacCCACTCCCATTATCAGTGACCCTCATGCAAGAAAAGCAAACAGTCTCAGTCACATTGCTAATGGCCACAGCTACAAGAACCATGTATTTAAAACACAATATCAGTATAATAAAACTATGTTAAAATCATAttgtataatataaaattgcTCAAAATGCCTCGAAACAAGTAAATTTCATGACTAAAATCTaaagggtatttttttttttgggtccaagATAGAGAAACTTCAATAAACTTAGCTACACTAAGTTCCAAAATCACCAACACAACCTCACAGCACCCACACAATCAATCTAGTTAAGTTCTTCACAACACATTATTCaccaaaaactaaaacccaaataaaaaagcTTAAAAGAACAACAAATTCAATTAATTCTAACCCACAACCCATTATCATTGACCCTCATGCAAGAAAAGCAAACAGTCTCAGTCACATTGCTAATGGCCACAGCTACAAGAACCACgtatttaaaacacaaaatcagTATGATAAAACTATGTTAAAATCATATTGTATAATATTAAATTGTTCAAAATGCCTCAGAATAAGTAAATTCCATGACTAAAATCaaaagggtatttttttttgggtccaagATAGAGAAACTTCAATTAAACTTAGCTACACTA contains these protein-coding regions:
- the LOC126718859 gene encoding uncharacterized protein LOC126718859 translates to MGPQEPYWRTNTSFSPPPSRWDFRFQSEGLPYNSHEGIQLYGSSTSSNSKESRGWVRGNYLYNHQYSASDGGGLFLSSPSDLSQGPQWTPPAIQEINVDDYETATRRDPAMGRSSFRPTREGTSEIPDSGGSTSSHSDSSESEPTFKSRLSSHRNFSSRRSFMSKPIHPLSFSTHTNTREAPDSTAGFSEFDTATPQRDAHRWSSASSSIDFADVSESLEPEIFSQPCNPSGGFRCGLCEKFLSQRSPWSSRRIVKSGDMPVAGVLSCRHVFHAECLEQTTPKTRKNDPPCPLCVRLGEDNSPERWGFSRLRSGFPRLKPFCEDGPSRPWDCVQVGDCVEGALHAPPRNTMFLLNRNRIKKNLTLKGNPSKEFPGKLRKSGSYSSQQLSGKSVDQGAVGCSRSTPGPSMKR